TATCCGTCAGCAGGGTCTCGTACTCGTCCACACAGGCTGGGAAGCGATTGGTGAAGTCCTCAATGAAGTCCAGCAGCGAACCCGAACGGGCTTCGTTCATGGCCTTCAATTCTTTGTCGGAACGGTACTTATTGGCCTTGTACTGAGGCATCGTGCCGGGCAAGTCGCGGTACACACCACCTGGACGGTAGTAAGCGGCGTGCAACCGAGCGCCAGAGACTGCTTCATAGCAGTCCATCAGATCTTCGCGTTCGCGGAAAGCGTACAGGAACACCGCCATCGCACCCACGTCCAGCGCATGCGAACCGACCGACATCAGGTGGTTCAGAATGCGGGTGATTTCGTCAAACATGACACGGATGTACTGAGCGCGCAAAGGAACCTCTACGCCCACCAGACGTTCCACGGCCATGCAGTAGGCGTGTTCGTTAACCATCATGGACACGTAGTCCAGACGATCCATGTAAGGCAGGGTTTGCAGGAAAGTGCGGTGCTCGGCCAGCTTCTCGGTGGCGCGGTGCAACAGACCAATATGGGGGTCGGCACGCTGAATAACTTCGCCGTCCAACTCGAGCACCAAACGCAACACGCCGTGCGCAGCCGGGTGCTGAGGACCAAAGTTCAGGGTGTAGTTTTGAATTTCTGCCATGATGCTTATCGCCCAATTCCGTAATCATCCTCGCGCACCACTCGCGGCGTGATCTCACGCGGCTCAATGGTGACGGGCTGGTAAATGACCCGCTTCTGCTCGGTGTCATAGCGCATTTCGACGTA
This genomic interval from Alcaligenes ammonioxydans contains the following:
- a CDS encoding NADH-quinone oxidoreductase subunit D — translated: MAEIQNYTLNFGPQHPAAHGVLRLVLELDGEVIQRADPHIGLLHRATEKLAEHRTFLQTLPYMDRLDYVSMMVNEHAYCMAVERLVGVEVPLRAQYIRVMFDEITRILNHLMSVGSHALDVGAMAVFLYAFREREDLMDCYEAVSGARLHAAYYRPGGVYRDLPGTMPQYKANKYRSDKELKAMNEARSGSLLDFIEDFTNRFPACVDEYETLLTDNRIWKQRLVGVGVVDPDRAKALGFTGPMLRGSGVEWDLRKMQPYEVYDRVEFDIPVGRNGDSYDRYLVRIAEMRESNRIIRQCVQWLRNNPGPVITDNHKVAPPSRERMKTGMEDLIHHFKLFSEGMHVPTGEVYAGVEHPKGEFGIYLVSDGGNKPYRMKIRAPGFVHLQALDEMSRGHMIADAVTIIGTQDIVFGEIDR